In a genomic window of Anoxybacter fermentans:
- the truA gene encoding tRNA pseudouridine(38-40) synthase TruA, translating to MRYFKAILEYDGTNYNGWQRQINTSMTIQEKIEDALTVITKKHISVVAASRTDAGVHAYGQVIGFKLENNIPTERIPIAVNSLLPKDIRMKDIEEVDPDFHPRFHAKGKIYQYLIETGPIQSVFRRNYAYHVPQNLNLEGMQKAAQYLIGKHDFSSFRASGCSAKSPVRNLKRIEIFQEKDLLRLEFEGEGFLYNMVRILTGTLIYVGLGKFTPYKVKEILEARDRTLAGPTAPAHGLYLMKVFY from the coding sequence GTGCGTTACTTTAAAGCTATTCTCGAATATGATGGTACAAATTATAATGGATGGCAGCGTCAGATAAATACTTCAATGACTATTCAGGAAAAGATTGAAGATGCACTTACAGTGATCACCAAAAAACATATATCTGTAGTGGCAGCCAGTCGAACAGATGCAGGAGTGCATGCTTATGGTCAGGTGATTGGCTTTAAGCTGGAAAACAATATACCTACTGAACGGATTCCTATTGCAGTTAACAGCTTATTACCTAAAGATATCCGGATGAAGGATATAGAAGAAGTAGACCCTGATTTTCATCCGCGATTTCACGCTAAAGGGAAGATTTATCAATATCTTATTGAGACTGGACCTATACAGTCTGTATTTCGTCGGAATTATGCTTATCATGTACCGCAAAACCTTAATCTTGAGGGGATGCAGAAAGCAGCACAATATTTAATAGGAAAACATGATTTTTCCTCATTCCGTGCTTCCGGTTGTTCTGCTAAATCACCGGTTCGTAATTTAAAAAGGATTGAAATTTTTCAGGAAAAGGATTTGCTCCGTCTCGAATTTGAGGGTGAAGGATTTCTGTATAATATGGTAAGAATTCTCACTGGGACTTTAATCTATGTGGGGTTAGGAAAGTTTACTCCATATAAAGTCAAAGAAATTTTAGAGGCTAGAGATCGTACTCTGGCTGGGCCAACGGCACCTGCTCATGGACTTTATTTGATGAAGGTCTTCTATTGA
- the rplM gene encoding 50S ribosomal protein L13, translating to MKTFMAKPQDIEPKWYVVDATDKPLGRLASQIANILRGKHKPTFTPHIDTGDFVIVINAEKVKLTGRKWEQKIYYRHSGYPGGLKAIPYDKLRAKNPEQIIQLAVKRMLPKNKLGRKQFRKLKVYAGPEHPHQAQKPEVLELKF from the coding sequence ATGAAGACTTTTATGGCAAAACCTCAAGATATTGAACCCAAATGGTATGTAGTTGATGCTACAGATAAACCATTGGGCCGTCTGGCTAGTCAAATTGCAAATATACTGCGCGGTAAACATAAGCCTACTTTTACTCCTCATATTGATACCGGTGATTTTGTTATAGTAATCAATGCAGAAAAGGTTAAGTTGACTGGTAGAAAATGGGAGCAGAAAATTTATTACCGTCATTCCGGATATCCAGGTGGATTGAAGGCTATACCTTATGATAAATTACGTGCTAAAAATCCTGAACAGATTATTCAGCTTGCAGTAAAACGCATGTTGCCCAAAAATAAATTAGGTCGCAAACAATTCCGTAAATTGAAAGTATACGCAGGTCCTGAGCATCCACATCAAGCTCAAAAACCTGAGGTTTTAGAACTTAAGTTTTAA